In Bacteriovorax stolpii, a single genomic region encodes these proteins:
- a CDS encoding 4'-phosphopantetheinyl transferase family protein has product MKNPWSHLFLRSSFFALKKEEDLDTSLKIEHSKLQYDSAVNGFHPKRKDEFLLGRLCATKAFYECTKQPLYDLKNNPDRSPAWPSGVVGTISHNEFWVGAAVAKDTDLLGVGMDFEVMGRTKLELAKQIRSGGDLLSHPQLSDEELLTLIFSAKESLYKALYPQVKKFFGFEDASVTKIDLDNGTFVINLISDLNLNFGPKSRFSFEGRFTVDNKTCLTVLELSH; this is encoded by the coding sequence ATGAAAAATCCTTGGTCTCATCTTTTTCTCAGGTCCTCTTTTTTTGCTCTTAAAAAAGAAGAGGATCTGGATACTTCTCTAAAAATCGAACATTCAAAACTTCAATACGACAGTGCTGTTAATGGATTTCATCCGAAGAGAAAAGACGAATTTCTTCTCGGAAGACTTTGTGCTACAAAAGCATTTTACGAGTGCACCAAACAACCGCTTTACGATTTGAAAAATAATCCAGACCGCTCGCCGGCATGGCCTTCAGGAGTCGTGGGGACCATTTCTCACAATGAATTTTGGGTTGGCGCTGCAGTTGCCAAAGACACTGATCTCTTAGGGGTCGGAATGGATTTTGAAGTCATGGGAAGAACAAAACTGGAACTTGCCAAACAAATCAGAAGTGGTGGTGATCTTCTTTCTCATCCCCAACTCTCTGATGAAGAATTGCTGACACTTATTTTTTCTGCGAAAGAATCTCTCTATAAAGCCCTCTATCCTCAAGTTAAAAAATTTTTTGGTTTCGAAGATGCTTCCGTTACAAAAATTGATTTGGATAACGGAACATTTGTGATCAATTTAATAAGTGACCTCAACCTCAATTTTGGCCCAAAATCCCGCTTTTCATTCGAAGGCCGCTTTACAGTAGACAATAAAACCTGTTTAACTGTGCTGGAACTCTCTCACTAG
- a CDS encoding oligosaccharide flippase family protein, producing MIGLHKLKAGHWPVFLISMVSAITNLFLPVVLVRILDPIDIGIYKIFFLYAQSITFLSLTGGPLYSVYFWIGKKENSLRYVEHAWILSFVLSVVCAIVGLLFSVPLSHVISITQTQTILLLLSAITAAPASFYGEYLIARGRRINGSLFNSGFEIIKGIVIIALVYVTRHINAAFWGFTILFLIKLALAAYLGKKEKVLTFEVDKEKLKDVWRYCAPISIAGVLSFFLEKVDMILLSSQLTPESFAFYSMGCLAVPPLYILEMSVQKVLVPAVSGAFHAGDKLSMIQHYRKAQSDIAYLMIPAVFGLIIFNRPIIEILFTDQYMQSAVYLKVFALTYLAYIIPHDAIPRATGQTSWVLKMYLILTPLSIVVVYFCAGIWGAMGALISSMVFFYLPKIPGLIYSSQITGYPIRNLIAWKSLALYVGMNAILMIACYALKNVFSSEKMWFLVLSPIYAALYLGVVNYLRHLKGKHELKA from the coding sequence ATGATTGGTCTTCACAAGCTCAAGGCCGGTCACTGGCCAGTTTTTCTCATCTCGATGGTCTCGGCAATCACCAATTTGTTTTTACCGGTTGTCCTGGTTCGAATTCTTGATCCTATTGATATCGGGATCTACAAGATCTTTTTTCTGTATGCTCAGTCGATCACTTTCCTTTCTCTAACTGGTGGACCGCTTTACAGCGTTTACTTCTGGATTGGGAAAAAAGAAAACTCGCTTCGTTATGTTGAACACGCCTGGATTTTAAGTTTTGTTCTCAGCGTAGTTTGTGCAATTGTCGGACTTCTTTTTTCAGTTCCTCTGTCACATGTTATCTCTATCACTCAAACACAAACCATCCTTCTACTTCTTTCGGCCATCACCGCCGCTCCGGCCTCTTTTTATGGTGAATACCTGATTGCCAGAGGAAGACGCATCAACGGAAGCTTATTCAACAGTGGTTTTGAAATCATTAAAGGGATTGTTATCATCGCTTTAGTTTATGTCACTAGACACATCAATGCTGCTTTTTGGGGCTTTACGATACTCTTCTTGATTAAGCTTGCTCTTGCTGCTTATCTTGGAAAAAAAGAAAAGGTCCTGACTTTTGAAGTCGATAAAGAAAAACTAAAAGATGTTTGGCGTTACTGTGCACCTATTTCAATTGCCGGCGTTCTTAGTTTCTTCCTGGAAAAAGTAGATATGATTCTCCTTTCATCTCAGTTGACTCCTGAAAGCTTTGCTTTCTACTCGATGGGGTGTTTAGCTGTACCTCCACTTTATATTCTGGAAATGTCGGTGCAAAAAGTCCTGGTTCCTGCTGTGTCTGGCGCCTTTCACGCCGGGGATAAGCTGAGCATGATTCAGCATTATAGAAAAGCTCAAAGCGATATTGCTTATCTCATGATTCCTGCCGTTTTTGGTTTGATTATCTTTAACCGGCCCATCATTGAAATTCTTTTCACCGATCAATACATGCAGTCAGCAGTTTACTTAAAAGTTTTCGCTTTAACGTATCTTGCTTACATCATTCCTCACGACGCGATTCCAAGAGCAACCGGACAAACGAGTTGGGTTTTAAAAATGTATTTAATCCTGACTCCACTTTCAATTGTTGTGGTTTATTTCTGTGCCGGGATTTGGGGGGCAATGGGTGCCCTTATCTCCAGTATGGTCTTCTTCTATTTGCCAAAAATTCCGGGACTGATTTACTCATCTCAAATTACCGGTTACCCGATTAGGAATCTGATCGCCTGGAAATCTCTCGCTCTTTATGTTGGTATGAATGCTATTTTAATGATTGCTTGTTATGCTTTAAAAAATGTTTTTTCATCTGAAAAAATGTGGTTTTTAGTACTAAGCCCGATTTACGCTGCTCTGTATTTAGGAGTGGTGAACTACTTAAGACACTTAAAAGGAAAACATGAACTCAAAGCCTAA
- a CDS encoding glycosyltransferase family 4 protein: protein MRIVHVAQFLGIGGLEKIVYHLALEQQKRGHTVDIYIYDHERTWVDFFRKSGLNVITPELKKPGYDFSLLKRMDHDFQGYDVIHSHDLNPLMYLGPLRLWKKLTFKKWGKLIHTTHGLDHIDNYPRGKLYQQIFSRFADKMIGVSEKIGLFYTRDIGLAAKKVAVIQNGISTYEGEITPEMRAEKKAWLAARHGLDITRPIILSLSRVVPLKDQKFLIEALKKRPFYQLIVAGPPSEQAYYDELKKMEDQNIKMVGSQELVADYNMGSDMYVSASTHEGIPVAVLEAMAVETPCLVSKIPGHMTLLKYGDYVELFKLHDQDDFLNKFDEMFARIYQTQKNAQKARGLVEDHYSVKTMVNNYFKEYEA from the coding sequence ATGAGAATTGTTCACGTGGCCCAGTTCCTAGGAATCGGGGGGCTGGAAAAAATTGTCTATCACCTTGCCCTTGAGCAACAAAAACGCGGTCACACTGTAGACATTTACATCTACGATCACGAACGCACATGGGTTGATTTCTTCAGAAAAAGTGGTCTCAATGTCATCACTCCTGAACTTAAAAAACCTGGTTATGATTTCTCGCTCTTAAAGCGTATGGATCATGACTTTCAAGGTTACGATGTCATTCACTCTCACGACCTCAATCCCTTGATGTATCTTGGACCTTTGCGCCTTTGGAAGAAACTCACTTTCAAAAAATGGGGCAAACTTATCCATACAACTCACGGCCTGGATCACATTGATAATTACCCACGCGGCAAACTTTACCAGCAAATTTTCTCGCGCTTCGCTGACAAAATGATTGGCGTCAGTGAAAAGATCGGACTATTTTATACGCGCGATATCGGCCTTGCTGCAAAAAAAGTGGCCGTTATCCAAAATGGTATCTCTACATACGAAGGTGAAATCACTCCAGAGATGCGCGCTGAAAAAAAGGCATGGCTGGCCGCCCGTCATGGACTTGATATCACTCGCCCTATCATTCTTTCACTTTCACGAGTTGTTCCATTAAAAGATCAAAAATTTCTTATTGAAGCTTTAAAGAAAAGACCTTTCTATCAACTCATCGTTGCCGGTCCTCCAAGTGAGCAGGCCTATTACGATGAATTAAAAAAAATGGAAGATCAAAATATCAAGATGGTCGGTTCACAGGAATTGGTGGCCGATTACAATATGGGCTCTGATATGTATGTCAGTGCTTCGACTCACGAAGGAATCCCAGTTGCAGTACTTGAAGCGATGGCGGTTGAAACCCCTTGCCTGGTCAGCAAAATTCCTGGTCACATGACTCTTTTAAAATACGGCGATTACGTGGAGCTTTTTAAGCTCCACGATCAAGACGACTTCTTAAACAAGTTCGATGAGATGTTTGCCCGTATCTATCAAACACAAAAAAATGCGCAAAAGGCACGAGGCCTGGTTGAAGATCACTATTCAGTCAAAACGATGGTGAATAATTATTTCAAGGAATATGAAGCATGA
- a CDS encoding SLBB domain-containing protein, producing the protein MKYLFFLLSAVVFLSGCSSNSISDYPRYTQHVAKVMENQEANNPASALNSDVPDMSKIPQYMAPGHLFTMSHSSDSKLSGKFRADFNGILQLPYNVNVDVTNKTFAEVKETVLNAYRKFFQKGVESVNFALTSKDYWVEVRGLVKKPGRYLVRPSDTLDLVVDAAGGVQGDISVDYFTASLKQSTYEYQVLLNRYFESSESVDKIRWLGGDSVFVAKLDSLAGASREIPFVTMLGGVQKPGKVLHQKDASLYYYIEKSGGLVQGLGYNECYVFRNTKDGVKRINFSFDKPETIPVIFPNDTIYMNSKIETEGDTWLNRFGQIAGIISTAALLIIAL; encoded by the coding sequence GTGAAATATTTATTTTTTCTTTTGAGTGCTGTTGTTTTCTTATCAGGATGCTCAAGTAATTCGATTTCTGATTATCCTCGCTACACTCAGCACGTGGCAAAGGTAATGGAAAACCAAGAGGCCAACAACCCTGCGAGCGCATTAAACTCTGACGTCCCCGATATGTCAAAAATCCCTCAGTATATGGCCCCAGGGCATTTGTTCACAATGTCTCACTCGAGTGACAGCAAACTAAGCGGAAAGTTTAGAGCTGACTTCAACGGAATTCTACAACTGCCATACAATGTAAATGTTGATGTAACGAACAAAACTTTTGCCGAAGTCAAAGAGACAGTACTTAATGCTTATAGAAAATTTTTCCAGAAAGGTGTTGAAAGCGTAAATTTCGCTCTTACATCAAAAGACTACTGGGTAGAAGTAAGAGGTCTGGTAAAAAAACCAGGACGTTATTTAGTGCGCCCTTCGGACACTTTGGATCTGGTTGTTGATGCAGCTGGTGGAGTGCAAGGAGATATCAGCGTAGATTATTTTACAGCTTCTTTAAAACAATCGACTTATGAATATCAGGTTTTATTAAACCGTTACTTTGAATCTTCAGAGAGCGTCGATAAAATCAGATGGCTTGGTGGTGATAGTGTCTTTGTTGCCAAACTAGATAGTCTTGCAGGAGCTAGCCGCGAAATTCCATTCGTAACAATGCTTGGTGGTGTCCAAAAGCCAGGTAAAGTTCTTCACCAAAAAGATGCCAGTCTTTATTACTACATCGAAAAATCTGGTGGACTGGTTCAGGGTCTTGGTTACAACGAGTGTTATGTTTTCAGAAACACAAAAGATGGTGTGAAGAGAATCAACTTCTCTTTTGATAAGCCAGAAACAATACCTGTGATTTTCCCGAACGATACGATTTATATGAACTCAAAAATCGAAACAGAAGGGGACACTTGGTTAAACCGTTTTGGACAGATTGCTGGTATCATTTCAACTGCGGCCTTGTTAATCATCGCCCTATAG
- a CDS encoding glycosyltransferase family 4 protein, producing MNSKPKAYRPVLVLAPGVLAGAEKVVLTGLAALSSIGLNPLMVIIRETRIPHLAHDFEKMIPSHIDYRIIDSTKALDIELPKRLRESLQDQTLPLVLHSHGFKALIACYMSKGKHPHIHTHHGNTAHTFKVRIYEKIAMMTMKSCRVVVAVSYKMKDELEKSLRPFNRIVVIENMLSLKNAAKIRSERKNLVAQSEIIKLIYVGRISPEKGLLPFLTAWSMTPERKRFHLTVLGDGVDRAKAEAFARDNGLLEQMTFHGFVSDPSSYFTSPDVLIMPSLREGLPMTLIEALASGLPVIANNVGAIASMVTHNHNGFFADDFSPESWVKVLRETLQNVSGWKKQAESEAQGIEERFSADSWAQKTRELYQKEINS from the coding sequence ATGAACTCAAAGCCTAAGGCCTATAGACCAGTTCTCGTTCTTGCTCCCGGTGTCCTTGCCGGTGCTGAAAAAGTTGTCCTTACAGGACTTGCGGCCTTGTCCTCTATTGGTCTTAACCCTTTGATGGTTATTATAAGAGAAACGAGAATCCCTCACCTGGCCCACGACTTTGAAAAAATGATTCCTTCTCACATTGATTACCGCATTATTGATTCCACAAAAGCTTTAGATATAGAGCTTCCAAAAAGGCTTAGAGAATCACTGCAAGACCAGACTCTTCCTTTGGTTCTTCATAGCCATGGTTTTAAAGCGCTTATCGCTTGTTATATGAGCAAAGGAAAACATCCACACATTCACACTCATCACGGAAACACGGCCCATACATTCAAAGTACGCATCTATGAAAAGATCGCCATGATGACAATGAAGTCTTGTCGTGTGGTGGTTGCTGTTTCTTATAAAATGAAAGATGAGCTGGAAAAATCACTACGCCCCTTTAATCGCATTGTAGTCATTGAAAATATGCTTTCATTAAAAAATGCAGCAAAGATCAGAAGTGAAAGAAAAAATCTTGTAGCACAAAGCGAGATCATCAAACTTATCTACGTCGGGCGCATTAGCCCCGAAAAAGGACTTCTCCCTTTTTTAACAGCATGGTCGATGACTCCAGAGAGAAAACGCTTTCACCTGACTGTCTTAGGAGATGGTGTTGACAGGGCCAAAGCTGAAGCATTTGCCCGAGACAACGGACTTCTTGAACAGATGACTTTTCACGGCTTCGTAAGCGATCCTTCAAGCTACTTCACTTCACCAGATGTTCTCATTATGCCAAGTCTGCGAGAAGGCCTGCCAATGACACTCATAGAGGCCCTGGCCTCTGGCCTGCCAGTCATTGCCAATAACGTAGGTGCCATTGCCAGTATGGTCACTCATAATCATAACGGTTTTTTTGCAGATGATTTTTCACCTGAGAGCTGGGTGAAGGTTCTAAGAGAAACATTACAGAATGTCTCTGGCTGGAAAAAACAGGCAGAAAGTGAAGCCCAGGGAATTGAGGAGCGCTTCAGCGCTGATTCATGGGCACAAAAAACCCGTGAGCTTTATCAAAAAGAAATCAATTCATAA